The Arthrobacter zhaoxinii sequence GCTGATCGGGGGTCCGGGGGACACCTCGGGACGCAGCGGCTACTGGCCGCTGCGGTTTGCGCAGGGCGGCTCCGTGCTCGTGCCCGAAGCCCCGGACCAGCCCACGCAGCTCATAGATGTCCGTGACCTGGCCCGGTGGCTCGTACTGGTGGCCCGGGAACGGAGCGCCGGGGTGTTCAACGCCGTGGGGGACACCGTGCCGTTCGCAGCGCATCTGGCGGCGGCTGCGGACGCAGCGGGAGGAGCCGGGGCAGCGGGCGAGGGAGACGCAAACCGTGGGGGTGCTCCGGGAACTGCCGTACCGGTTCCAACCCGGTGGCTCCGCGGGCAGGGCGTCAATGAATGGTCAGGCCCCCGCTCACTGCCGCTCTGGCTGGAAGATCCGGACTGGCACGGGATGAATGCCCGCTCCAATGTCCGGGCGTGTTCCGCGGGACTTCAGCTGCGGCCGCTGCGGCAGACCCTTGCCGACACCCTCGCCTGGGAGGAAGCCGCCGGCGTCGAGCGTCCCCGCGGGGCAGGACTCACCCGGGAGGAAGAACGGAACCTGCTGGCCCGGCTGGCGGACGCGGATCCCCGGGTGCCGGACGCCTGAGGGACAAAACAAAAGGGCCCCTCATAAGAGGGGCCCTTTTTGGTGCAGAATCGGCTAGCGTCCGCGGGTTGCCTTGCGGTCCGGACGGGCGCGGTAGGGGTCGATGCCCTTGGGGATCGGCAGCCGGGTGCCGAGCGCCGAAAGCCGCTTGTTGACGGTGGCGACTTCCTGCTTGGTCAGTGCCTTGGGAAGCTTCTTGGCCGTGGTCGCTACCTTGGACAGCGGAACCTGGCCCTCGCCGCGGCCGGTGTGGATGACCGTGATCGGAACCTTGGGGACGATGCGGTTCATGCGCCGGCGTTCGCCGTCGGCCAGTGCCTTCGCCCGGGAGGGGGAACCTTCGGTGACCAGGACGATGCCGGGGCGGCCGATGGCACGGAAGACGGCTTCCTGGGTGCGCGGGTTCACGGCGACGGGCTGTTCCTCCAGGATCCAGCCGCGGCGCAGCACGCTCAGGGCGGCGCCGGAAGCTCCCGGCTGGCCTTCAATCTGCGTGAAAGCCGCCCGTTCGGCCCGGCGGGAGAGGATGAACACAGCGGCAAGCAGGCCGAGCGGGATGGCGATGATGAGCATCGTGATCCAGTTGTCGATCAGGAAGCCGATCAGCAGGCCCACGGCGATAATGCCGAGGAACGCGCCGAGCATCAGCCATACGACGTTGGGATCGTTGCGCCGGGTCATCTTGAAGACCTGGGCAATCTGCTTCATGCGCCCGTCCTTCTTGGGCTTCTTTT is a genomic window containing:
- a CDS encoding NAD-dependent epimerase/dehydratase family protein encodes the protein MKLLILGGTAWLGHQTALAAAAEGHQVTCAARGRSGEPPAEASFLRVDRDADDGLAAAAEQHWDAVIDVSRQPGQVRRAVRDLRDAADFYVFVSTGNVYASQREFGQDEDAALLAPLAGDVMVDMESYGPAKVACEEAVTEGFGAGASAIIRAGLIGGPGDTSGRSGYWPLRFAQGGSVLVPEAPDQPTQLIDVRDLARWLVLVARERSAGVFNAVGDTVPFAAHLAAAADAAGGAGAAGEGDANRGGAPGTAVPVPTRWLRGQGVNEWSGPRSLPLWLEDPDWHGMNARSNVRACSAGLQLRPLRQTLADTLAWEEAAGVERPRGAGLTREEERNLLARLADADPRVPDA
- a CDS encoding DUF4191 domain-containing protein translates to MAKSTDSDASQSARKGVFSRKPKGEKKPKKDGRMKQIAQVFKMTRRNDPNVVWLMLGAFLGIIAVGLLIGFLIDNWITMLIIAIPLGLLAAVFILSRRAERAAFTQIEGQPGASGAALSVLRRGWILEEQPVAVNPRTQEAVFRAIGRPGIVLVTEGSPSRAKALADGERRRMNRIVPKVPITVIHTGRGEGQVPLSKVATTAKKLPKALTKQEVATVNKRLSALGTRLPIPKGIDPYRARPDRKATRGR